A single genomic interval of Plantibacter sp. Leaf314 harbors:
- a CDS encoding cation:proton antiporter regulatory subunit encodes MVDVRRVKLPGVGVLHTFVTDDGGKVGVIAHRSGHSDLITFADHEDGADAGKVSLRLNEDEAHTLAELLGGTQITESLSALDQIPGLSIDWFTVDYEDHIAGQPLGNPAEKGMVGLTVVAVVRGDSANPAPAADFRVFPGDTLVVAGSPEKVAKAFAYFRSGAVKKVAVDAPPGG; translated from the coding sequence ATGGTGGATGTTCGGCGGGTCAAACTTCCCGGAGTGGGTGTGCTGCACACCTTCGTCACGGACGACGGCGGCAAGGTCGGGGTCATCGCCCACCGTTCCGGCCACAGCGACCTCATCACCTTCGCCGACCACGAGGACGGCGCAGACGCCGGCAAGGTGTCGCTCCGGCTCAACGAAGACGAGGCGCACACTCTGGCGGAGCTGCTCGGTGGCACGCAGATCACCGAATCGCTGAGCGCACTCGACCAGATCCCTGGGCTCAGCATCGACTGGTTCACGGTCGACTACGAGGACCACATCGCCGGACAGCCGCTCGGCAACCCCGCCGAGAAGGGCATGGTCGGCCTCACGGTCGTGGCCGTCGTCCGAGGCGATTCCGCGAACCCGGCCCCCGCGGCCGACTTCCGGGTGTTCCCGGGCGACACCCTCGTCGTGGCCGGTAGCCCGGAGAAGGTCGCCAAGGCCTTCGCCTACTTCCGTTCCGGCGCCGTCAAGAAGGTCGCCGTCGACGCCCCGCCCGGAGGGTAG